Genomic DNA from uncultured Methanospirillum sp.:
ACGGATGTAATGTCTGTGCAGAAGCATGTCCAAACGATGCCATCAAAGTAACCCGGGAGATGTCAGGCAAGGTAAACCTTGGAAAGGTCAGCATCATCGATGATGACTGTTGCACCTGCCGCTGGTGTGCCATCAACTGCCCGACCGAAGCCATCACCGTCAATAAGATCTTTGAGGGAGAGATCACGTTCCATCCCGAAAAGTGTCCGGGTGGCTGCTCAACCTGTGTCGATGTCTGCCCAGCAAATGCTATTTATATGCCTACCCCGCTTCCTGCAAAGGAGATGCATGGTAAGATCGAGGCAAACATCGCAGTCAACAAGGACTTTTGTATCCTCTGTGGTGCCTGTGTAAACGCCTGTCCAGGTGAGGATATCATCTACCTCAGACGTGACTCAGTCAGAATCAAGGGCAAAGAAACTGACCTGTTCCAGAAGATCAAGGCCAAACTCTGCACTGCCAGAACCTCCATGGTCCGGGAGAAGGCATCTGGTGCAGGCTCGGTCGAACTGAAGGCGGTCGGCCAGTAAAAGAGGATAGATATGGCTGCAAAAAGTTACGACAACCCTGAACTGAACAAAAAACTTGCTGACACACGATATCATAACAGTCAGTCAAATCCTGAGTTCACAAAGGACGTTCTAAAAACAAGCCGCACCATCGCTAACATGTGTTACCAGTGCGGTACCTGTACCGGGTCATGTCCGTCTGCACCCCGCAGCACATACAGGATTCGCCTGTTCATGCGCCGGAATGTGCTCGGGCTTGAGAACGAAGCATTAATGGACCCGGATCTCTGGCTCTGCACCACCTGTTATTCATGCACTGACCGGTGCCCACGTGACATTGCTCCAACCGATGTCATCATGGCAATGCGGAATCTTGCATTCAAGAAGGACATTGTTCCACGCAACTTCCTCCAGACCGTCCAGTTGATCTACAACTCCGGTCACGGTGTTCCGAATAACGATGTCAACCGGGCAGCCAGAAAGAGGCTTGGCCTGACCGCTGACCCACCAACAACCCACATGTACCCCGAATATATCAAGGGTATCCAGAAGATCCTGGACCACTACGGACTGAAAGAGAACGCTGACCGTATCCTCAAGGGGGACTAAACGTGCACGAATACGCTTTGTTCCTTGGATGTATTGCACCAAACCGGTACCCCGGCTGTGAAGCATCCGCAATAAAGACCAGTGAAAAGGTCGGCATCAAACTTCTGCCCCTTGAGGGAGCCAGCTGCTGTCCGGCACCAGGTGCATTCGGTTCCATCGATCTGACTGTCTGGTACGCCATGGCAGCACGGAACCTTGTCCTTGCCGAACAGATGAAGAAGGACATTGCACTCGTGTGCAACGGATGTTACAAGTCCATCTGGGAAGTAAACCACATCCTCAAGCACGACGAGGAACTCAGAAAC
This window encodes:
- the hdrC gene encoding CoB--CoM heterodisulfide reductase subunit C, encoding MAAKSYDNPELNKKLADTRYHNSQSNPEFTKDVLKTSRTIANMCYQCGTCTGSCPSAPRSTYRIRLFMRRNVLGLENEALMDPDLWLCTTCYSCTDRCPRDIAPTDVIMAMRNLAFKKDIVPRNFLQTVQLIYNSGHGVPNNDVNRAARKRLGLTADPPTTHMYPEYIKGIQKILDHYGLKENADRILKGD